DNA from Vitis vinifera cultivar Pinot Noir 40024 chromosome 19, ASM3070453v1:
AAACGAAAAACAAACTTGCACACCCACATAGCTATATAGATCAGTTTGCTGGGGAATATCCAAAGATCCAATTCCTGCCATTGATCAACACGTGTCCAAAGATTAGCCCAACAATGGTTATCATCCTAGGATAGAGGAACGAGTGATCGCTGTCCAAGCCAAGTGGCGCCGCTGACATGGGATTTTATCCTACTCCGTGAAGAAATTGTGTGGAAAGGCTCACCCCCCTAATCCCCAACTTCTCTTTTGGAAGCTTGAGGAGCTACATCCAAAAGGCCTTTTTTTGGAACCTACTTGGCTAGTTGGCTTTCCTTCTCAACCAGAACCTTTTCTAACAATCCATCTTTATTCTTTACTACTTCACCACCTGTACTTGCATGGTTATCCAGCTACTTGGAGTTTATTGGGATGATTGTACCATCTCATCATTTGAGCAGACACAATTTCCATGAGAAATTACAATAAgtagcataaataaataaataaataaaagggggTATCCGGActaggaaaaacaaaaaccattCAGGTTGTTTAATATGGCATCAACTCTCAGTATTGGTGTTCATAACAGCATATATCATGGAAATAAGTGATGCTCATAAGCTGCCCTCTATGCCACACAAATACAAGGCCAGGACATGGTTATGCAATCACACATTACTCCCAGAATCTAATAATTGCTCTCTGAGCCCTTCTCAACTATATAATTCCCAGGACAAGTTGAAACTTGCAATCAAACAACTCCATGTGCACCTCATAGtttgcaaaattaaaaataaaataaaatatagtaattaGGTCTGCTGTAGTCAAAACTATTTTGGAATTACCCACTGTCCAACTCAttattagcaaaaaaaaaagtacagaTGATTCTCTGATTTTCCTAACTCTGCTGATGATAGTTTCAAAATGATTgccatttgaaaaaaaacaagcGCCTCTGGTTGAACTATAGTGGAGGGGCCACCAGTTGCTGGTCGTCGTCATCTGTACCAAAATATCGGTCTCCAAACTCACCCATGCCAGGTATGACACGGAAATCTTCATTCAGACCAACATCAATCTCAGATGTTACAATCTTTATCCTCGGGAAGCTTTTGCAGACCACATGCACTCCCTGAGGTGCCTGGTAAGATTTAGACAGATTACAGCTATATGAATATCAAAGCTCCAGTGGACCATGGGAAGGAGAGCAGCCAAAAGTCAAACTTTTTATAATGAGTTCAAGTGTGATACAAAAACGAATAGCAACAAGGGCTACATGGGCTTACAGATATGAGATTCAGAAATATGATGTTGGACTCTGGTACACCCTTCTGTATCAGTAAAGAAATAGCTTGAACAGCTGAATTCCCTGAAGAAATGGTTAGACAATTAGAAAAGGTTCAGAACAGTCAAATCTTAAACTTAGTTTTTTGCAGTATCAGGAATCGATAAAAATTTGCAATTGCATAAtgcttttctttaaaaatataaataaataaataagagaaataaatgaaagaaaacaggGTGTTCCGGATTCAGGTAGGATGGGGTTGTATGTACAGAGCCCTTCAAGTGTCATATTTTGACCAAGTTTAGCATGTCTCCCTGGAGACATGCATGGGAGGGGATGAATCACAATTGGCCTAGATAAAATATGGGTTGCACATAACTTATTTCTTGACAAAAGTCAAAGTAGCAACTCTTAGGCAAGGTGTAAGAGTTACTGGGACATGTTAGCAAATGGTTAGCCCAAAGTGGCAATAAAGGCCGTCCAACTTCATCATGAACGACTTCCAACATATTCTTCTGTAAGTATgttcatataaaagaaaaaaattaaaacccttACTGTGttgacaaaaataatatttttacatcaTGAGAACACACAAACCTGTGCCTAGGACAGGATCCAAGAGTAACACATGCCTGTCTGAGATATCTTTTGGAAGTTTTTCATAGATTAGCTGTCCAGTCattgaaacataaaaaaacagTCAAAATGTTAGTAGATAGATATCTGTGCATGCATGTGTGTAGTGTGTCTGTGCATGGGAGACAAGgatacagagagagagagatctgTCCAACCTGCTGACCGTTATCCCCTTCCCTATGGATAAGAATCTTCCCAATTTTGATACCTTTGCAACATGCTCGCAAAGCATTCTCCATACTCTCACCACTGGCATCAGTAAGAGAAGATGGTTCAAACCAAAATGCAAAAGACAAAGAGAAAATGGGTCCATAACCAGGAATATGCTTTTTgcacttctttttcctttttcaacaAGAAGAAAACAAGCAAAGTATCCCAAAAAGgagaaaacacacacacacacacaagacaAAAAGAAAACGCTTCCtgaaaatactttcaaaattaataatattttaactttGTTGACATCTGTAAAATCCCAGTAAATTGGTAAGGCTTGATCTTTTCCACCCCACTTATGAACAGAACTGGAGGGGCCCAAGACCCCAAATCTACTTAATTGTCAAGCTGTCCTAAATGCAAAATcaacatttcttttttcctttagtgATACCATGAATTGTCTGCCACAACATTTCTTCTATTTGACATGTTTTCCCAGCTCCACCTCCCTTCTACATCACGCAATTCAGATACATTTTAACCACCTTTATAAATCTTCTGTGGCTTTAGCCCTTACTGTTCCAATTATACTTTTGAATTCTATAGTATTGCAACTTGAAACCATAAATTTACACACAATGAAAATAATACATTAGTGTAATAATGAATTATGGTGTTCTTAGCCTTTTTTCAGACAATTAGTTAAATAATTAGCTTCCACATATTTCATTATTACAcacatgaaaagaaaacaaattaccATCCacacatgaaaagaaaaaaattacagaTTGGTGGAGCAAACACATAACTGAATATCATTCACATGAATATCTAGGGTGTTTGGTAAGTCAACTTAATGacttgaaaaatgattaaatgacttaatttatatCAATCTCAAATCTTTTTTGTCAACATAGTTTTAGATTTAAGtaagaataaattaactattttgatttaatacttgaagtcatttttaactttaagttgtgaTATTAAGTTGTTTTAACAAACatgtttaatctatttaataacttaaactaagttattaagtcactttaaatccttaagttgatttaccaaacaccctcttaATTTGGTGCTTGAAACTTTTGAATCAAGTCAGTACCTTCTGATAACAGAGACACCGCATAATCTCTTGCAGAAATCCACGCCAGAATATACAGACTCTGTATTAACACCAAAAGAGATgtcttaaaagcaagacatgatgtaacaaataaGAGTAGTTCCACAGGAACGTGAATCATCAATTACAACTGAAATTGCAGgagaaaataattcattgaACCAAGATTACCATATTTCATCCATGGTGAGGAGGAAGATACATCCCTAAACACGCTgcttagatttttattttggaatatgACATCACGACATTCTCAAGTCTTTGAGTTGAAATGTCAGAAGATTTTGAATTGCATCAAGTTTCCAATTATCCACAATCAAGAAGGATTGCTCAGAAATGAACTCACAAAACTTAAATTGCATAAGTTCAATTAGAACACCACTGCTTTTATTGAATATTTCGGAAAATAAAGATTAGTTCCCTGAATGCACATCCACAAACatggaattttagaatttcACATTTGTGTTGGTGAAATATGATATCTTTtgggaaaatataaaaacagTTGCATTACTTAATAGACATCTTTCatgtatttttcataagatTCTTGAGAGCAAATGGCCCATCTAACTTGGCACTACCAATGAAAATGCCAACACAAACAGCAAGAGTTGTACAATCAGGTGGTCATTGAGTAATATCAGCTTACCAGTTGGAGTGATCACCTGCTTTTCTGTGAATGGAAGATGACCTAGGCCATGTTCAACAACCTGTAAAGATACAAGGGACTAGATAAATGAATCAACCAAATAAAAGAAACCCACTACCAAGTCAAGAAGTTATCAAATGAACCAAGTGGCTCTAGGAAATAATACCCACCAAACGAATCAACCGGTCAGCATAAAAGACAAAATCATGCTTTGTTGTTTGAGCATCACGTATAAGTGTATGCATACCCCGTATCTGGatcaaatcaaataaagctTCAATCATATGAAATTTGGAACTTCAATAGGCAAATAAAACTGAATATCGAATCCACAAGATCATGTGACCTTACATTTACAATGacatgaaatttggaatttaaaaacacacgcacacacacagGCACACACACCCACAGTAAATAATAATAGCAAATAGGAAGAGCTGATATACCTGAAAAGTTGATTGAATGACATAAAGATTAGGATATATTTTACAAAGATCATGTTGTCCAAGTTTTGTACGAATATGTTGCACAATCAAATCAATGGCTACATGATTGTCTCCTCCACGGGGAATAATGATATCTGCATACTTCTTTGTTGGAAGTATAAAGTCATCAAAAGCTGGCTTCACAAATTTTGAGTACTGCACTAAGATTAAATAAAAGGATTATTAACATTAAAGGAAGTATACAACATGCATAAAAACTGAAAAGCAATCTGATTGCATTAACCTCTAAGTTAAAATCCTCAGTAACACtaccagagaaaaaaaaataaatgacgtgttaatgaataattaaacaaaatggCATTGTAAATTTTTCAGCCTGTCTGACTGAAAAATCTAAAAGCATGCACTATGCTCAGTAGAATGAACCATGTGGACCatccatatcatatgaaaaaggTATTTACATTCTTGACAAATTTGGATATTTGTCAACATGTATCCAGGAATGTCCTGTCCAACTCGGTTAGATTCCCACATATGAGCATGTACAATGAAAAATTAACACAAACACAATCCTGTGATTGAGATACTTCCTCAACGGATAAGTTTAACCAAAGCCCATCTTGCCACTAATAAGTAGATAAGTCTGTAATCATTATTGGCATAGGCACTTCATCTCTACTTTTTGGGTTCTTTGAAAAATCACACAAATAAATTCATAAGTTAGTAGCATCATAACCTACATCTCTAATGATGTGGTTATGGTGCTAGTCCCCAAAAAAAGGGTGCCAAAGATTTGGAGGACTTCAAACCTATCATTTTGGTGGGTTATACAAGCTTCTTGCAAAGGTTCTAGCCAATAGATTAAAGAATGTGGGAGGTAAAGTAGTTTCCCCATCTCACAATGCTTTTATGGTGGGTAGACAAATCTTGTAAGCAATTCTAATAGCAATCGAAACAATTGACACAAGACTGAAGTGCTCTAAG
Protein-coding regions in this window:
- the LOC100259975 gene encoding uridine kinase-like protein 3 produces the protein MGSKSVVDLIEASSGVHYSGFHLDGLEPRNTEVEQPSTSAAESVHKQPFVIGVAGGAASGKTTVCDMIIEQLHDQRVVLVNQDSFYNNLTEEELARVHEYNFDHPDAFDTEQLLCAMEKLKHGQAVDIPKYDFKSYKNNVFPARRVNPSDVIILEGILIFHDLRVRELMNMKIFVDTDADVRLARRIRRDTVEKGRDIGMVLDQYSKFVKPAFDDFILPTKKYADIIIPRGGDNHVAIDLIVQHIRTKLGQHDLCKIYPNLYVIQSTFQIRGMHTLIRDAQTTKHDFVFYADRLIRLVVEHGLGHLPFTEKQVITPTESVYSGVDFCKRLCGVSVIRSGESMENALRACCKGIKIGKILIHREGDNGQQLIYEKLPKDISDRHVLLLDPVLGTGNSAVQAISLLIQKGVPESNIIFLNLISAPQGVHVVCKSFPRIKIVTSEIDVGLNEDFRVIPGMGEFGDRYFGTDDDDQQLVAPPL